From the genome of Phocoena phocoena chromosome 18, mPhoPho1.1, whole genome shotgun sequence, one region includes:
- the KCTD12 gene encoding BTB/POZ domain-containing protein KCTD12: MALADSTRGLPNGGGGGGSGSSSSSAEPPLFPDIVELNVGGQVYVTRRCTVVSVPDSLLWRMFTQQQPQELARDSKGRFFLDRDGFLFRYILDYLRDLQLVLPDYFPERSRLQREAEYFELPELVRRLGEPQQPGPGPPPPHSRRGVQKEGSLGDELLPLGYAEPEQQEGASAGAPSPTLEVASRSPSGGAAGPLLTPSQSLDGSRRSGYITIGYRGSYTIGRDAQADAKFRRVARITVCGKTSLAKEVFGDTLNESRDPDRPPERYTSRYYLKFNFLEQAFDKLSESGFHMVACSSTGTCAFASSTDQNEDKIWTSYTEYVFCRE; the protein is encoded by the coding sequence ATGGCTCTGGCGGACAGCACTCGTGGACTACCCAACGGgggtggtggcggcggcagcggctCCTCGTCGTCCTCGGCTGAGCCGCCGCTCTTTCCCGACATCGTGGAGCTGAACGTGGGGGGCCAGGTGTATGTGACCCGGCGCTGCACGGTGGTGTCGGTTCCCGACTCGTTGCTCTGGCGCATGTTCACGCAGCAGCAGCCGCAGGAGCTGGCCCGGGACAGCAAAGGCCGCTTCTTTCTAGACCGAGACGGCTTCCTCTTCCGCTACATCTTGGATTACCTGCGGGACTTGCAGCTCGTGCTGCCTGACTACTTCCCCGAGCGCAGCCGGCTGCAGCGCGAGGCCGAGTACTTCGAGCTGCCGGAGCTCGTGCGCCGCCTCGGGGAGCCCCAGCAGCCCGGccccgggccgccgccgccgcactCGCGGCGCGGGGTGCAGAAGGAGGGCTCGCTGGGCGACGAGCTGCTGCCGCTCGGCTACGCGGAGCCTGAGCAGCAGGAGGGCGCCTCGGCTGGGGCGCCGTCGCCCACCCTGGAGGTGGCTAGCCGCAGCCCGTCGGGGGGCGCGGCCGGCCCGCTGCTCACGCCGTCCCAGTCGTTGGACGGCAGCCGACGTTCGGGCTACATCACCATCGGCTACCGCGGCTCCTACACCATCGGGCGGGACGCGCAGGCGGACGCCAAGTTCCGGCGAGTGGCGCGCATCACCGTGTGCGGCAAGACATCGCTGGCCAAGGAGGTGTTCGGGGACACCCTGAACGAGAGCCGGGACCCCGACCGGCCTCCGGAGCGCTACACCTCGCGCTATTACCTCAAGTTCAACTTCCTGGAGCAGGCCTTCGACAAGCTGTCCGAGTCGGGCTTCCACATGGTGGCGTGCAGTTCCACGGGCACTTGCGCCTTCGCCAGCAGCACCGATCAGAACGAGGACAAGATCTGGACCAGCTACACCGAGTACGTCTTCTGCAGGGAGTGA